The Theobroma cacao cultivar B97-61/B2 chromosome 2, Criollo_cocoa_genome_V2, whole genome shotgun sequence genome includes the window AAAATAGCCCCTTACTGAGCACTGGTGACCAATACTACATAAATGGCAAAATTTGAAAAGCCATTAGACCAAAAAAAAGGGGCGGGCTAACTTCACATTTAACCTCTTTACCATAGTGTTCACAAAGTAAGCATACGCACCATTTTGCAGCAATTCCATTAGTCTTCAGGGGGCAATAGTCCATTATAGTTTATAATCAAGTGCTTTGTTGCAATGAGTAAATCATCTACAAATGGCTATCACCATGTAAGGTATTGCTTCAATTTAGCTTGTCAATAATCCAAGGATCATCATCAGTGGAACTACTGTGCAAACAGAACAATGAACTTTCATAGATAACATCATAAATACAAGGGGATATTTTGCcaaatgaaaagaagaaatattttgctCAATATTATGCTGAATGTATTGATGATTTAAAAATAGGTTATCTCCAACATCTATGACTgtattcaaaaacattttcatcCAGACCTCATTTAAATATATCCCTGCAAAACATTCAGAAGATGGCACAAACACTGATATAGAGGGGTTAAATGTTAAGAGCTCATGATACACATTATTTCCTGATACAAAATCCACACTTAAAATGAGGGTCCCCACTTTTATTTTCCAATAATTTAgaagaaatcaaatttttttttttcttgaaactGCCACTTATTGGACATGTTTAGGGGCAATTACAACTCCAAAATCACAGGAAGGCAACACAAACGTTAGGCACTTACCCATCCAATATGTGGATATTCCCATGACCACGAGACTTTTTAAGTTGCAACCAGAAACCTCCAAAAGTTATAAGACTATCTTCAGCAGCACTTTTTCCTCAACTGGCTTGCAATTATATACACCAGCTACTCTGAAGAGCATCTTCAAAGCATCCCAGACAAATTATCCACAACCAATCCAAGGAAAAGAATGCTGCGATGAATAACAACAAAGGAAAATCAGAAAACAGGGCAGGCAACTGtataaaaatttccattacaACTGAGACtatttggaaaaagaaaaagaaaacgaaaaaaaattaataaaaagtacaATAAGAAGGCTGAACTTTCCATTACCTTCTTCAGGCTACGAGTCACTTGCACCAGCTGCAGCTTGATGAGGAATATCACAATGTTGGAGTGTTGAAGTTGAGATCATTAGAGATTCTGGCAGTCGAGGACCTGTAGCCTGACTTTCAAGGTTATATTCCTCACACAGGAACTTAATTTTGCCATTTGGAGTTTCCTTCGAGTTTGATTTCTTCCTACTGTAGGTTAACAAATAATGAACAAGTTTCACATCAGACCGTGTATCCTTAAAGACAGTACAGTCATCTTGGTAATTACAAGGTTTAGACTCAGATTTCATGCTACTATGAAACCCACTTGAGTTCAACAACAAACTAGAACAACTCTCCTCTCTCTCCTTCATTCTTATTTCAACACCACAATCTTCCTTGCATTCGCTGTGCTTTCTACGCCGTTTATAAACTAACTTAGTTGGTTTCTTTCTGCGCCGTACATAAACCATCTCAGTTGGTTCATTTCCACACCAAGCATAAACTATCTGGGTTGGTTTCTGACTACGCCGAGCATAAACTATCTCAGTTGGTTTCAAGCCACTGAAAACCCTATTACCAGCAATCAAAAACTCCAAACCATTTTGATCACCCAATATTCTATTCTTTGAAATCCTAGGCGAACTATTCATTGCCCTATGCAACCGAAACGCCAATTCAGCATCATCACACTCTTCCAATGCATTACTCGCCAATTCCACAGCCCGCTTGGCCACAATGGCTTTCTTAACCGCCATTTCCCTAGCCTTAACTGCCGCCTCAACCTTCTTCCCCATCGCATAATTCGCATCTTTCACTACAGATTCCAACAACTTAGCCCCCCCACCGTCTCTATTATCCAAAATGCTAGAATTCTTGGCTTTCTTATTGCGCCTGAAATTACCCCTTTTACGAGCAATCTGTTTGGGGACCCAACAATCGATGCAAACCGTAAATTCCGAACCGCAAATAGAGAAGGACCACGGCGGAACAGATTTGCAATttaaaaaacaagttttgtGAAGGGAACGCTTACATTGGCCACAAGAAAAGTAATCTTCGGAGGCTTCTTTAAAACAATAAGAGCAGATTTCGGATGAGTCAACGCGATGATAACATCTAGAGCAGAGGAGAACAATGCGCCACTCGCTGTAAAGCGTTTGAATTCGGTTCTTGCCGTTGGCGGTGTCGGTTCGGGATCCGCAGGCTTGGCATTCTGTCAAGTTGGGGAGGTCCCGGGTCTTTTTGGGGGAAGAGAGATCCAACGGCGGCGGAGTTGTGGGCTTAGCGCAATCGGAGAGGTGGCGCTTGCGAGAAGAGGGAGGGGTGCCGGATGTCGTTCTGAGACCGGGTGCCATAATGATTCCGCTCAGATTGTGAGAGGAGGGGGAATTAGGGTTTTACAGTTACGGTTCGCATTGAAACGAAATTGTGAGGATGAGATTTTGAGGAAATTTTAGGGTTTTGACTTTTGGGAATTTCAAATTCCACGAGATAAGACTGTTTTTACTTTGCGTCACGCTCTTTCCACTCTAATATTAGTGAACCACCCTTGAgtttgacaaattttttttatatattactaTGTACATGGGttctaaatattaaaaagttaaataaaaatacaaattgattgaataaattaatcttttcattttttaacaacttcttctaaaagaaaaaaagtaaaggagaaaaataaaagataaaggaaaaataagaaaaataaaaataaatcatgtttttattcaattttttttttcacttttcaccTCTTGctcaatttttaatcataTGTACATTACAACCTTTCAACTTGCAATTGAGTACGTCCATTATATCTTTTAGTCAgataataatcaaatttattttcattttcttcatagGCATCACTACAAATGTGTATTATCATGAATCCTTGGTTCAGCAGCAGTAACAGGTGTACCTACTGATTGAATCGAACATCAATTGCTGTCAATCTTGACCTAGCTCATTCGATCACAAGATCATGCTCACAAGGAGACGAACATACACTTCAGCATTCAACAACTCGCGAGTGAATCCTTTCGTCAATATTCATGCAACTATGAAGCTGCGTAACCATGATGTCTACCTCTTGAGCGCGGGGGTTGGAGCAATCCCCTGCAAGAAATCTCCAAGCTCGGTCGCCAACATGAACCAAGCTGTAGCCAGCAGAGACCGTCAGCCCTCTCTCTTTCACCAACCGTCTCATTCTCGTTGCGCTTCCCCATAAACCTTCCGCAGCATACATGCTTGATCCAAGCAAATATCCTGCTGAGTTCATAGGCTCCAGCTCAAGAACATGAGAGAGAGCTCCTGCACCAAGCTCACTGTTTCCATGGCTTCTACAGGCACTCAAAATAGCTCCCCAAGCACTTGCACCAGCCTTATGACCATCAGGGATGTGGTTAATCAATTCCACCGCACTGTCAAGCTTTCCAGCACGACCCAACATGTCAATCACGCACGAATAATGTTCCAACCCGAGCACTGTCCCATATTCATGGAccattgattttaaaaaagaaaggccTTCTTCAATTAACCCTCCATGACTACATGCAGATAGTGCTGAGAGAGTAGTTACAGAGTTCGGCTTCAGACCCTGCAATTTCATTTCTGGGAGCAATGCCAATGCTTCTCTGGGAAGACCATTCATACCATACGCTGCTACCATGGCACTCCATGACAAGACATTTTTCTCTGGCATTCCATCGAAGACCTTTCTGGAGGTATCAATGGCACCACATTTTGCATACATATCAACAATTGCAGTTGCAACAGCTACATCGGCTGCAAAGCCACTTCTGATTGCAACTCCATGGGCCCATTTTGACCTTCTCAGTTCAGCAGAAAGAGAACACGCTCCAAGAAGATTTATGATGGTAATGCCAGTGGGCTTCTCCATTGTTTTGCTCATCTCGCAGAAAACCCCAACTGCCTCATCAGGCTTGCCACAGTGAGCTAATCCAGCTACCATGGTGCTCCATGACACCACATCCCTTTCCTTCAAGCCATCGAAAAGTTTCCATGCATGATCAACAAGATTGCACTTCGCATAAGCGTCGATTAAAGAATTTATGACTGATTCATTCGATTCATACTTCTGTCTGATTATTATACAGTGAACAGACTTGCACTGAGATGGGTACACaaaatgtttgcatatttgaAGAAAATTCACAAGAGTCACCTCATCTACCTCAACTCCTTCCTTCCCCATCAAATTAAACAGCAATAAAGCTTCTGAATACTTCTCATTGAGGACAAATCCAGATATGATAGAATTCCATGAAACAATGTTCTTTTGAGACATCTCCCTGTAAACTTGAAAGGCAGAATCAACATCCTTGCACTTTGAATACATATCAATTAAGGTATTCCCTATAAACAAATCATTATTGTCTCCTCTTCTGATCACCACTCCATGGACCAACTTTCCCATATGAATGTCCTCTAATCTTGCGCAGGCCTTTAGAACACTTGCTGTGGTTACACCATCTGGTTGGATCCCATCCTCAGACACCATTTCCTGGAACAACTTCAAGCCAATTTCTGCTTCCTCAATTTGCACATAACCCTCAATCATCACACTCCAAGAGATAACATCTTTATTacacatttcatcaaacaagATTCGCGCGCCCATTAAGTCTGTATCCATATACATGCTCAACAAGGAGTTCTGAATAGAGTCAATGGCACATAATCCACTCCTAATCGTGTACCCATGAATTTCTAATCCTTCATGGTAAGCTCCAATACTGCGGCATGCCTGAATTACAAGAACCAATGTGGAAGCATTCGGTGCAAACCCAGCTACCCTAGCCTTATTAAACCACCTTAAACCTTCTTTTAGAACACCCTGATCAAGGTGcccataaataataatattccaAGACACTGAATCCCTATTCTGCATGCAATCAAAAGCACCCAATGCTGATTCCAAGTCCCCACATTTCATGTAAAAGTCCACAATGGAATTCCCAATGGAAGCAAATGATTGATAACCTTGTTTGATCAAACATGCATGGACTGATTTCCCATCTGTGGGGGAGAGGTTCAGACATGCTTTGAGAATGGGAGGGAACACTGAAGGATCTGATGGATGAACTCCATATCTCTTCATCTCCTGATAGTGAGAAAACACCTCTAGCCATTTTCCAACACGGTATGATTCTTTGATTCTCAAACTCCAGCTTGGGAGCTTTGAACCCCAGAGGTTTGTCGGAAAGCGCATGGCGAATCAAAATACATAATAGTAATTGAAAAGTTCAACATCACCCAACTTGTTAAACTGCTTGTGAAACAACTGAACCCTGCAGACCTGGCTTTCCTCAAATTTTCTCGTTTCTCATATTATATTATGAAGTTGAGTTACAGTTCCTACCTTGTTGACGACGTGCGAGAGAAGGCATGAACTGGTAGTAAAcagaatgaaagaaaaagccGGTAAGACAGGGTGGGCACTTTCAAGAAGCGAATTTTGAAGTAAACGCATAGGGCTGGCAACCCAGATATGATTTCTCACTCATTTTGAATTGTGTCCCAGCCAGTGGAGCTCGAGGCATTAgtgaaaattgaacaaaaacaaaaatgcatATCTagctaattaaataaatgttaaGGCGAAAATCTTATTAcatagaaaaagaataaagaagatGATGATATTCCTACCAAAGCAACAAAGAACCAtaaaaattttcccttttcttctctttgccGTAACAAAAGAATTACATGTGTGAATAAGTGAAagcaagaaggaaaaaaaaaaaatttggccAACTATTATTCACTTATGTTGCAGAGTCGTAAATAATAGTTATCGACCTTTACATATTTAGACCAGTATGACTTGTACTTGGCGATGGCCAGATCCAACCATGGCTTATAGTTTCCATTGTAATGGATGACAGCTGCATTTTCTATCTCAGTTTGGTTGAGGGCTGGGTCATACCCAAGTCCTAAGACATGCCATTTTCGATCCAGTGGATAAGTCAAGTTATAGAATGTGATCAGTCCTGGCGGCAATGTGCCCAGCTTCCAAAGAGTTCTATCCTCATTCTGCAAAGCAGTTTCTTCATCAGTCGCAATATTCAGGAAACTACTGACAAAAAGATGTTTAGAAACTCAGAGTACATAACAATCAAAATGCCTTTTAAGTTATGCTAATATGACAGACATAGGAGAAAACAGTTTTCTgtggagaaaaaaaatataattttgcaTTAGAAGGAAAACAGAAACTTGTAAGAGAATTGAAACGTCAGAAAAGCTGTAGGGAAGCATTACCATATCTTGCCAACGATGATATATTCCTGTTATGTTTCGCTTTCTCCATTCCTTCAAATCAAAAATATTCATCCCAAATGCCCAACCACAAGCATTTGAGTCAAAATTCTCTGAGATTTTTGGATTGGAGAAGTTGAGATACTTGTCAAATCTATGAAAGCTCTCTTTGCAGGTCTCCACTGCACCATTCACCATTCCTTGCAGATCTACATCCCAAAGAGGTGTCAAATCTTTCTGAActacaatatcatcatccaaaaATAGGATCTTGTGGAGTTTTGGGTACACTTCAGGAAGGTAGAATCTAAGATGATTCAGCATCGATAAGTATTTCGGATTCCTGTATTTGAGATGGTCAGATCCAACAGAAAGAGAGGATGGGTGATTTGCCTTGAAATAATATTCTTTAACTCTGGAAGATTCAAGTTGACGAAGAACAGAACAGTAAGAGGAATTCAGCCACTTGAAATCATCGATGTTCTCAACCTGGATTGTTGCTTTTTCAGGTGCATTCAAGATAAACCAcattttcattgcagcaaaATTCAGTTTATCAGTGACTATATGGAAAACATGTTTCTCAGGCTCATTTGCATGCAGCACTGTAGAATTGACAACCACAGATGTTGCCAGTACGTTATCAGAAAAGATGGCATAATGGTATAGAGAAGGGTCTTCAAGCTTTTCTTTATTAAGatcctttttgttttgatatcCATCAATGAAGTAGTCTGCTGCTAGCTGCAGAGGTAGGCAATGCAATGGTTTTGGGACAGTTTTTGCAGCTAGCTGAATCAAGAAGGCACTCCTTTTCTTCAGTGAACCTACATTATCTTCTGCTGACTGAAGCATGGCTCGAAGCTTTCTTGCAACTGTGAGACAATCATAGAGTTGATCCTTTGCTATAGACAGAGCATGGCCCATTGCTTTTGCATGATCAAGTGCACTGGAAATAGAACAACATACTTTCGAATGAAAACCAAAAATACATCTACCTGATAACCAGAAAACAGTGGACATAAAGTAATTATACCTTGGATGAAGCTCAGCATCAGAATTTGCTTCTCCAATAACATGTAGACTTTCTCTGACACATTTCaaaagagaattgtaaagggcattttggttCTTAGACTTAGCAATGTTTGCATATGCCTTCGCCATAATAATCTGGTCACGCATAAGCTTCAAGGTAGAATCAGAATTAggattttcaaaatcttttctccATAGGCTGTATTTTCCCTTGCCAACAGTGTCCATATTTGTCAAGCTCTCAATTGCTGCTGTTGCTTGCATCTGCTTGTCAGCCTCTTTATCTTGACGGATGAGTTCTGCAGTACGGAAATCCCTCCTTTTTTGCCGCAATATCTGAAGAGTATAAATACTATGACAAATCTAGACCAACCATGCAGGATGCATAAAGTAAATACACAGTAGTGTCAGACATTTTACCTGACGCTTGAACTTCACAGGGCTCCATGATGCCCTCTGAAGACTTTGAATTTCACCTTCCTCCAACTGATGATCATCTATAAAATGTTCAACCATTCCTTCAAATGTTTTCCTAGGTTGATATGAATCTTTCAGTTTAAGCACCTAGGAGATAATTTTTCAATCAGGGATGTCAACAACTTGAACTAGGAAACAGTAGATAAATTAGGGCTGatgatataattttctttttcctggCCATGTAACCTGCATAACTGTTGAAACTGTTCAAGCTGATGATAGGACGGTGCTTAGATCATAACCTTATTTTAGCTATAGTAGCTGTTATGAATTTGAACACGATGAATAAGCATTGAAAACTTAATTTTGAGTATAGGACCATGAATTACGAAAACCAgttttgcaaaataaaatggaAGTACCTGTGGGCCCTTAAGGTTGTCAGGATCTCCATTACTAGGGTTTTCCAGAACCCATGAAGCAGAAAGGTCCTTCATTTTCACCCTACTAGTTCTAACAGTGCCAGAAGCATCGCTGTAAGTTGCAATTATGTCAATATCCTGTATGAAACAAATATATATGAGCATCATTAGAATCAGTAGTTAAGAGGAAAAAGCTCCACTCCTTACCTTCTCACTGTCATTGAGAATTAGAGCAGCAGAGGAAGCATCCTCTTCCTGCTCAGTCAATATTCGAGGTTATGCAATGTATTtaagaaaacaattttttcaatGTAAGAAATCATGAAAATGCAGGCAAAGGTATGGCAGACGATAATTAGTCATGGAAACCGccaaatttcaataaatcaaaACTACAACATGATTCAATGGTATAAATATGATGAAGGAACCTTTCTGTCATACTGCGGCTGATATGCTTTAAGTCCCCTTCCACTGAAAGACATAACATTAAACAAACAATCAAAGATCAATTAAATTTAGGAAGAAAAAATctccaaaaataaaacttcTTAGAAATGATCTTACGTTGTTTTATTATCTGATATGTCTGCATCAGCATTAACAATACTGAAAAAAACCTGACAGAATATATACCAGGCATTACCGGTGTCAATTTACATTCTTAAcaataattaactaaaaaacGGCATAGAAAGAGAACAGAGCAAGGAATTAATTATCTAATAAATGCtcgcatttttcattttattttaatattacgATTGATTCGGGTAttaacttaatcaaattacatAAAAGATCTAAAACATTTATAATCGATCCATTAAAACCCTAAAAAGGACAAAACAACTATTTTAAATCCAAATTAAGCAGATTGAGAGAAGTGAGGAGATTTGAGAGTGatagagagagggagagatgCCAGAGTGCGTACAAATATGAAACAGGTGAGTAGAACGGAATCGAAGCGCCAGAAACTCCTCGAACCTGCTTCCATCTATAGGGAAGAGAGATTTGATTTTGGATTTTGCTTAAAGTCCAGTAGGAGTGTGACGAACGAGACTTACATATGTCATCAATCAAGATCGCTATATTTCGCCGTCCTTtgtcccttttttcttttctttttatctgtCTTTGTCGACGACTCGTCGTCTTCTTCAACTACGCGTTTCTCTAAAGTGCGCCCGGAAGCTCACGAAACCAGTGCGGCTCAACCAAATCAGTTCTCCGACCGCTTTGacactttctaatttttcctttttcttttgttaatttGACGATAATgaaagtgatttttttttctattaaaataaAGAGTAAAAGCCGAATTAAtatcacataaaaaaaatatagtaatAGTACTAGCATAATCTTAGCAAAATGTTTTTAGTCAAAACATGTTAAATTGAGGATTTGAAATTAACATGTTGTGTTGGTGCTTCAAATTTTCATGGCTCCACTTGGAAAACAACAAGAGAGTAGGTTATAGCACCGTCAACCACAGATGACTTTAATGgattaaaaaatgttttaccTAAATGAGGATATTATTATGATAAGAAATGATAAGGTTATAATTTTGCTGGGTAATCCAAGTGAgatacataaaatattttatcttttaaattaatatttttatgtatgttatattatcattatttttatattttctctaTAAATTTGAAACCACTTATGACACTATTTAttcaaagaataaaataaaatagttattttatgagaatagaataaggaatgaataaaataaaataattattatattatttggtttataaaattgaataagGTAAGAATTGTTATTATAACTTATTCTGATAGgaatagttttgaaataattaagaaataaatgataaaatgataaaattattttttattataatttaataaattaggcaaaattaatcattattataatttaataatatatttttccttttttaatcttttaattcttattttcattaaaaNattaatatgatttttatttcaatttctttttattttttcactatttgtatttttattttttaatcttttcatttctattttcattaaaaatttaaacactaataacttattattaaattattaatatatttttgtattttaatttctttttactttttctttttttattctcattttttatttgtaggttgtaattattttcaataaataggGACATTTTTGTCCACTAAATTTTTGACTCTATTCCATAGTCATGGAATAGCCATTAACAAGGAGAGGTGGGGAATGGCCAAACCAAGATTTTGGAGAATAACCATTATTCCCAACTTCAAAAAccaaccaaacaaaaaaataaaaatgagaaaggaaTAAGGGGGGCAGTAGCTTAGCTAATCCCCCGCACCAACCGTCCCATTAATGCAATCATTAAAATAACacaattataagaaaaattagcCTCTATGCACATTTTATGTAAGTAAAATCAAGTCATGTATTACAAAATATCTACttttaatccatataatttaatttatgtggAGAAGAGAATATTAACTAATgcaaattatgattattatatTATGGAATCTTTTTAATTCATCTTATTCTAAGTCGATGCTTTTAATCAACCTCACAAAAGAGAAAcaatgtaaaatattaagatataatatttttaaatttttttaaattatttaaataatttttatttttttattaaattcaatcaagtttttatatttttatttcaaatcaaataaatttttataattaatgattgattaaatgttattaattaaaagtcacttattattttttataacatGTAATAGtaacatgaaaaataaaaaatgtcaaGCGATTTGATCATTGTACCACATCTGTCGTGTTATCATTTAATTAcaagttattttttaattaacaacAACAAGTTGATTGTAATAGACCTTTAAGTATATAAGtctatttaattcaaaataaaatataaaaatttaattcaatataataaaaaataaaattttatttaaattttactaaataaatcaaaagatttttttcaagtattataTCAAAGATTAACTATGACCGttcataaaaaattcattGTCCCCATGAaaacgaaaaagaaaaaacaatttatttcGCTCATAAGCAAAATAATTGCAATTTTATTACTCTTCATATTTCTCTGGGATCAGATTATTGAGAAAACacaaagagaaaggaaaagctTAGCCACCAAAAACGAAAACGGAAAGAACATCAGGAGTTTTATCGTACGGTAAGGATCGTATTCatatttgcttcttttttttcttctccaaatAATAGTGGTTTCGCTGGAAGTTCAAAACCGCCCAAACCAGATGCCAACAACTAATCCCAGGCCAAAGCtgagagaaagaaatcaaACAGCTATTAGCACTTTGCCACAGCAGGAAATTACTCAGCCGATTTTCACCTGAAGTACGAATTATAATGTCAGGATCAGGTGCAATTGCCATGTACATGTGCTTCTCAATATCTGCTAACTTTAAAACGTGGTTGCCCTGCCCCGGATTACACATGCTGATCCTCCCTTCTGAAATCGACTCCTGAAGTTGAATCTGAGCCAGCTTTTCTTGACAAGTTTCTTGAATAGCATGTAGGATTTCATTCCTGGAAGTGTAGGCAAAGCAGACTGTGAGCAAAGTATTAGAGTTGTTGGCGGTAGCCACCATCAGTCTCTTGGCTGCATCCTTAATGGGGTCGCTTAAGAGTTCCATGTTCCCTGAGAAATGAACCTTGACTCCATAGCGGCTAAATAAGCTatcttttttacttaattcTAGTTCGATCTTCTCCAGCATCAGATCCATGATATATTGAACTTTGTCAGGCCCACGCTTGAAATTATCGATGCTGAAGGCGTAGGctgttatatattttatcccCAGTTCACAGCAGTAAATAACCATGAGCATGAGGGCCAAATACCCAGCTTTGTGTCCTGCCCCCTCTTTAAGGTTTCGCTGCTCTCCATATCTTCTATTTCCATCCATTATGAAGGAAATGTGAGTAGGGAGTCTACCAACAGAAAGAACAGAGAATATGCATTTTCGTTGTAAGTAGCTCAGTTTCCAGAGGAACCGTCTTGCTGATATACTTATTCCACCTTTCTCCATATGCAGGGTCATCGCTCGATATAAGCAAAACTATTATGATCCCACTCGGTTGGAATTGACATGAAAGTAAGAAGAGATGACAAAAACAATGGTGTTAACTGTGTGTAGAgaggaaggaagaaaaaacagAGCAGCGGATGGAGAGAAAGATTCTTCATTAGTCAGCAAACTCAAAATATATACAAGGATCATATGGCAACACTTGTTTACAAAAGGGACAAGTGTTATTAACTTGAACATGCACAAAGACACCTCATGTCAGCTGGTGTACTACACCTAATAACCACGAAGCAAAATACAAAGTAAAacaaaagataatataaatgcaTGCTGAGTCAATGCATGCTTTATCTCTTACAGGAATAAAGCACTATCCTTTTGTTGTATTTGATAAAGAAAGCGATTCTGATGCAAAGTACTCGCTGTTAAGTTAGTCCATTTCCTTGGCGATACACCATTCCCTTGATATTTTCAAGGCCTCCTCACGCATTGATTTCTAAATAATTACATGCCTATGAAGGTCAACAAGTTGCCCAAATTTGCATCTTACTCAAGCAAGTTACTACAAACTACATACAATATAATATGGTTGAACTTGTTCTGTAAACCGAGTTGTGCTTTATGAATTTGCGAGTCTCAGAGTGACTTCATCTGGTAATTTGTACTTGAACTTTTATAGCACCTTCATGCTTAGCGATTTTTATTTAGAAAG containing:
- the LOC18608347 gene encoding uncharacterized protein LOC18608347, encoding MAPGLRTTSGTPPSSRKRHLSDCAKPTTPPPLDLSSPKKTRDLPNLTECQACGSRTDTANGKNRIQTLYSEWRIVLLCSRCYHRVDSSEICSYCFKEASEDYFSCGQCKRSLHKTCFLNCKSVPPWSFSICGSEFTVCIDCWVPKQIARKRGNFRRNKKAKNSSILDNRDGGGAKLLESVVKDANYAMGKKVEAAVKAREMAVKKAIVAKRAVELASNALEECDDAELAFRLHRAMNSSPRISKNRILGDQNGLEFLIAGNRVFSGLKPTEIVYARRSQKPTQIVYAWCGNEPTEMVYVRRRKKPTKLVYKRRRKHSECKEDCGVEIRMKEREESCSSLLLNSSGFHSSMKSESKPCNYQDDCTVFKDTRSDVKLVHYLLTYSRKKSNSKETPNGKIKFLCEEYNLESQATGPRLPESLMISTSTLQHCDIPHQAAAGASDS
- the LOC18608348 gene encoding pentatricopeptide repeat-containing protein At2g17210 produces the protein MRFPTNLWGSKLPSWSLRIKESYRVGKWLEVFSHYQEMKRYGVHPSDPSVFPPILKACLNLSPTDGKSVHACLIKQGYQSFASIGNSIVDFYMKCGDLESALGAFDCMQNRDSVSWNIIIYGHLDQGVLKEGLRWFNKARVAGFAPNASTLVLVIQACRSIGAYHEGLEIHGYTIRSGLCAIDSIQNSLLSMYMDTDLMGARILFDEMCNKDVISWSVMIEGYVQIEEAEIGLKLFQEMVSEDGIQPDGVTTASVLKACARLEDIHMGKLVHGVVIRRGDNNDLFIGNTLIDMYSKCKDVDSAFQVYREMSQKNIVSWNSIISGFVLNEKYSEALLLFNLMGKEGVEVDEVTLVNFLQICKHFVYPSQCKSVHCIIIRQKYESNESVINSLIDAYAKCNLVDHAWKLFDGLKERDVVSWSTMVAGLAHCGKPDEAVGVFCEMSKTMEKPTGITIINLLGACSLSAELRRSKWAHGVAIRSGFAADVAVATAIVDMYAKCGAIDTSRKVFDGMPEKNVLSWSAMVAAYGMNGLPREALALLPEMKLQGLKPNSVTTLSALSACSHGGLIEEGLSFLKSMVHEYGTVLGLEHYSCVIDMLGRAGKLDSAVELINHIPDGHKAGASAWGAILSACRSHGNSELGAGALSHVLELEPMNSAGYLLGSSMYAAEGLWGSATRMRRLVKERGLTVSAGYSLVHVGDRAWRFLAGDCSNPRAQEVDIMVTQLHSCMNIDERIHSRVVEC
- the LOC18608349 gene encoding probable galacturonosyltransferase 3 isoform X1, encoding MTYMEAGSRSFWRFDSVLLTCFIFVFFSIVNADADISDNKTTGRGLKAYQPQYDRKEEDASSAALILNDSEKDIDIIATYSDASGTVRTSRVKMKDLSASWVLENPSNGDPDNLKGPQVLKLKDSYQPRKTFEGMVEHFIDDHQLEEGEIQSLQRASWSPVKFKRQILRQKRRDFRTAELIRQDKEADKQMQATAAIESLTNMDTVGKGKYSLWRKDFENPNSDSTLKLMRDQIIMAKAYANIAKSKNQNALYNSLLKCVRESLHVIGEANSDAELHPSALDHAKAMGHALSIAKDQLYDCLTVARKLRAMLQSAEDNVGSLKKRSAFLIQLAAKTVPKPLHCLPLQLAADYFIDGYQNKKDLNKEKLEDPSLYHYAIFSDNVLATSVVVNSTVLHANEPEKHVFHIVTDKLNFAAMKMWFILNAPEKATIQVENIDDFKWLNSSYCSVLRQLESSRVKEYYFKANHPSSLSVGSDHLKYRNPKYLSMLNHLRFYLPEVYPKLHKILFLDDDIVVQKDLTPLWDVDLQGMVNGAVETCKESFHRFDKYLNFSNPKISENFDSNACGWAFGMNIFDLKEWRKRNITGIYHRWQDMNEDRTLWKLGTLPPGLITFYNLTYPLDRKWHVLGLGYDPALNQTEIENAAVIHYNGNYKPWLDLAIAKYKSYWSKYVKVDNYYLRLCNISE
- the LOC18608349 gene encoding probable galacturonosyltransferase 3 isoform X2 gives rise to the protein MTYMEAGSRSFWRFDSVLLTCFIFVFFSIVNADADISDNKTTGRGLKAYQPQYDRKDIDIIATYSDASGTVRTSRVKMKDLSASWVLENPSNGDPDNLKGPQVLKLKDSYQPRKTFEGMVEHFIDDHQLEEGEIQSLQRASWSPVKFKRQILRQKRRDFRTAELIRQDKEADKQMQATAAIESLTNMDTVGKGKYSLWRKDFENPNSDSTLKLMRDQIIMAKAYANIAKSKNQNALYNSLLKCVRESLHVIGEANSDAELHPSALDHAKAMGHALSIAKDQLYDCLTVARKLRAMLQSAEDNVGSLKKRSAFLIQLAAKTVPKPLHCLPLQLAADYFIDGYQNKKDLNKEKLEDPSLYHYAIFSDNVLATSVVVNSTVLHANEPEKHVFHIVTDKLNFAAMKMWFILNAPEKATIQVENIDDFKWLNSSYCSVLRQLESSRVKEYYFKANHPSSLSVGSDHLKYRNPKYLSMLNHLRFYLPEVYPKLHKILFLDDDIVVQKDLTPLWDVDLQGMVNGAVETCKESFHRFDKYLNFSNPKISENFDSNACGWAFGMNIFDLKEWRKRNITGIYHRWQDMNEDRTLWKLGTLPPGLITFYNLTYPLDRKWHVLGLGYDPALNQTEIENAAVIHYNGNYKPWLDLAIAKYKSYWSKYVKVDNYYLRLCNISE